A single genomic interval of Daucus carota subsp. sativus chromosome 1, DH1 v3.0, whole genome shotgun sequence harbors:
- the LOC108198925 gene encoding protein IQ-DOMAIN 22, giving the protein MGKAAKWFRSLFGLKRPNNITITTPCTDAKRTPSRRWSFKRSTSNRYHTLSDSIVSALPRVHLKGDKEQKHMIAAAVKNMSELKGNCDHWAAVKIQAHFRGFLARKALRALRGLVKLQALVRGHIVRKQIAGRLLQMQAALRARTRARALRAQIYEAPQSTIKPSHIHHLGPATPENSEHDIRRSRSSKYEQSVMLEKNGSITASKVGPDKGKLNVRYSTDGESQDRVYLQDSTYHQAYFYPLSGEEQSLSPLKYTIDVDEAFCAAETSLHVNTSRRASFTRSGPFTPRSDISKSSKSGYSDNSPSYMSYTASSKAKVRSPSLSAPHQKTLERSNTTKRLPINGGYGNMKSSSVHNVPSTLHSKFVSKAYPGSGRLDRLGSPLGSNGVAFSCGLLSSY; this is encoded by the exons ATGGGAAAAGCAGCCAAATGGTTTCGCAGCCTTTTCGGCCTAAAAAGGCCGAACAATATCACTATAACCACCCCCTGTACTGATGCAAAACGAACTCCAAGTCGACGTTGGAGCTTCAAAAGGTCCACCTCAAACCGCTACCACACTCTGTCGGATTCCATCGTTTCTGCATTGCCTCGGGTTCACTTGAAAGGCGACAAAGAACAGAAGCATATGATCGCAGCAGCAGTGAAGAATATGAGTGAGTTGAAGGGTAATTGTGATCACTGGGCTGCAGTTAAGATACAGGCACATTTTCGCGGATTTCTG GCAAGAAAGGCTTTGAGGGCATTGAGAGGGTTGGTGAAGCTCCAGGCCCTAGTCAGGGGACACATTGTGAGAAAACAGATTGCAGGGAGGCTGCTGCAGATGCAGGCAGCCTTACGTGCTCGAACACGAGCTCGAGCTTTACGGGCCCAGATTTATGAAGCTCCTCAGTCAACTATCAAGCCCTCTCACATACATCACCTT GGTCCTGCAACACCCGAAAACTCTGAGCATGATATACGGAGGAGTAGGAGTTCAAAATACGAACAATCAGTTATGCTAGAG AAAAATGGATCAATAACAGCTTCTAAGGTTGGACCTGATAAAGGAAAACTAAACGTGCGTTATAGTACTGACGGAGAATCACAGGACCGAGTTTATTTACAAGACTCAACTTACCATCAAGCATATTTCTATCCATTATCAGGTGAAGAACAGTCACTGAGCCCTCTCAAGTACACAATTGATGTCGATGAAGCCTTTTGCGCAGCTGAAACTAGCCTACACGTTAATACATCAAGAAGGGCTAGTTTTACGCGAAGTGGACCATTTACACCTAGAAGCGACATCTCAAAAAGCTCTAAAAGCGGTTACTCTGACAACTCCCCGAGTTACATGTCATACACAGCATCGTCAAAGGCCAAGGTGAGGTCCCCATCCCTCAGTGCCCCTCATCAGAagactctggaaagatccaataCGACGAAGAGGCTTCCAATTAATGGGGGATATGGTAACATGAAATCATCAAGCGTTCACAACGTCCCTTCGACACTGCATTCTAAATTTGTCAGCAAAGCCTACCCCGGGTCTGGCCGGCTAGACAGGCTTGGAAGTCCCCTGGGAAGTAATGGTGTAGCGTTCAGTTGCGGCCTTTTAAGCAGTTACTAG
- the LOC108212407 gene encoding serine/threonine-protein kinase EDR1, whose amino-acid sequence MRAIPFLPLTGEMTGGDSPPTLYRALLNRFQSPEESHLELKQQFDVLVEDKHKYLPGVDEDYRCSWVSDGVFFSGSPHKSVLEHMGHAVHVSRPDSEEILYWNRAAVKLYGYEDFEVLGQRYSELLIGEGHLAAKQFLCQGSSYWSGQFPFKKKSGEIFMALVTKSPLYEDGELVGIITVSSDGAVFNRTNSGHPRIDGECGRGQPQKRGLDLKNFKWHGQSQIASVPQIASTVSNLASKVLSRKPGEDSSECTDYRIGEESIPNGQAMKAEKPPLDNVIRLKPRFSFNFNRSTTEAETNAKDQSTIESSQPSSFAAKVLSKLNNKLGKDRDLTTKHNSFADMPSSYQCLAGNGYKQKSEHSPISAGTKFPKVDVAMIVPTFEPYIEEYEAQKHDHVIVPRFQLEVKELEPDLQTSKVLEADDPPKQQLSSQQSCSSEEVTCRNESSSRDESGLNTRGDCEILWEDLQLREEVGQGSFAVVYRGIWNASDVAVKVYFGDEYSEEALIDHKKEIDIMRKLRHPNVLLFMGAVYSQKKIAMVTEYLPRGSLFKALHKNNQSLDIKRRLRMALDVARGMNYLHHRNPPIVHRDLKTSNLLVDKNWNVKVGDFGLSKLKHATFLTAKSGRGTPQWMAPEVLRNERSNEKSDVFSFGVILWELMTQSIPWSDLNSLQVVGVVGFMDRRLDIPEAVDPRISSVIKDCWQSNPENRPSFKDIIKIMTNLILAFQGSTRGSVDA is encoded by the exons ATGCGAGCAATCCCATTCCTTCCCCTCACCGGAGAAATGACCGGCGGCGACTCCCCACCGACTTTATACCGCGCTTTACTGAACCGTTTCCAGAGCCCGGAGGAGAGTCACTTGGAGCTGAAGCAACAGTTTGACGTGCTAGTTGAAGATAAACACAAGTATTTGCCCGGCGTGGATGAAGACTACCGGTGTTCTTGGGTTTCCGATGGGGTGTTCTTTTCCGGCAGCCCGCATAAGAGTGTGTTGGAGCATATGGGGCATGCAGTTCATGTTAGCAGACCTGATAGTGAAGAGATTTTATATTG GAATCGCGCGGCTGTGAAACTCTATGGATACGAAGATTTTGAAGTTTTAGGGCAGAGATATTCAGAACTGCTCATTGGTGAGGGACATCTTGCTGCAAAGCAATTTTTGTGCCAGGGGAGCTCTTATTGGTCAGGTCAATTTCCTTTTAAGAAGAAGTCAGGGGAGATATTTATggcattagtgacaaaaagccCATTATATGAGGACGGCGAGCTTGTTGGTATTATCACTGTTTCGAGTGATGGAGCTGTGTTCAATAGAACAAACTCAGGTCACCCAAGAATTGATGGGGAATGTGGAAGGGGACAACCACAGAAACGGGGTTTGGACCTAAAAAATTTTAAGTGGCATGGTCAATCACAAATTGCTTCAGTGCCTCAGATTGCGTCTACAGTTTCAAATTTG GCGTCAAAAGTTCTATCTAGAAAACCTGGCGAAGATAGCAGTGAATGCACAGATTACAGGATTGGAGAGGAGAGCATACCGAATGGCCAGGCAATGAAAGCAGAGAAGCCACCTCTGGACAATGTTATA CGTTTGAAGCCTCGTTTTAGTTTCAACTTTAATAGGAGCACAACTGAAGCCGAAACGAATGCCAAAGATCAATCCACTATAGAATCATCTCAACCTTCTAGTTTT GCTGCAAAAGTATTATCGAAGTTGAATAATAAGCTTGGGAAAGACAGAGATTTGACCACAAAGCATAACAGCTTTGCAGATATGCCAAGTTCATATCAGTGTCTTGCTGGTAATGGCTACAAGCAAAAGAGTGAACACAGCCCCATTTCTGCAGGAACAAAATTTCCAAAAGTAGATGTGGCAATGATCGTTCCCACTTTTGAACCATATATCGAGGAATACGAGGCTCAGAAACATGACCATGTGATAGTGCCAAGATTCCAACTTGAGGTAAAGGAGTTAGAGCCAGATTTACAAACTTCGAAAGTTTTGGAAGCAGATGATCCACCAAAGCAACAGTTATCCTCACAACAAAGTTGTAGTTCAGAGGAGGTAACCTGCAGAAATGAAAGTTCTTCAAGAGATGAATCAGGGTTAAACACGAGAGGAGATTGTGAAATTCTATGGGAAGATCTGCAATTGAGGGAGGAAGTTGGACAAG GTTCGTTTGCTGTGGTATACCGAGGGATTTGGAACGCATCG GATGTTGCTGTAAAGGTCTATTTTGGAGACGAGTACAGCGAAGAAGCCTTGATTGACCATAAAAAGGAG ATTGATATCATGAGAAAGTTAAGACATCCGAATGTATTGCTGTTCATGGGCGCTGTGTATTCCCAGAAAAAGATTGCAATGGTAACAGAATACTTACCACG TGGCAGTCTCTTTAAAGCCCTTCACAAAAACAATCAATCATTAGACATCAAACGTCGACTCAGGATGGCCCTTGATGTT GCAAGAGGCATGAATTATTTGCATCACAGAAATCCCCCTATAGTACACAGAGATCTTAAAACTTCAAATCTGCTTGTTGACAAAAACTGGAACGTGAAG GTTGGAGACTTTGGCCTGTCGAAGCTGAAACATGCAACTTTCCTAACAGCAAAATCTGGAAGAGGAACG CCTCAGTGGATGGCTCCTGAAGTTCTTCGAAATGAACGGTCGAATGAAAA ATCGGATGTCTTCAGTTTTGGCGTTATACTCTGGGAACTAATGACACAATCCATTCCATGGAGTGATCTTAATTCGTTACag GTTGTTGGAGTTGTAGGGTTCATGGATCGCAGGTTAGACATACCTGAAGCGGTGGATCCTCGCATATCTTCTGTAATCAAAGACTGTTGGCAAAG CAATCCAGAAAATCGCCCCTCATTTAAAGACATAATCAAGATAATGACAAACTTAATCCTCGCGTTTCAAGGGTCAACTCGCGGAAGCGTGGATGCTTAA